The Scleropages formosus chromosome 9, fSclFor1.1, whole genome shotgun sequence DNA segment TAAGGAAAATAAGCTGAGCTGTTTTCAGTAGGACAGATATACAGGGTTTTATGGTGTACTTTATGtcaaaattttattgttttcctaCTAGATACAAAGTATTTTCAAGATATTTAATGCTACCTTACGCTAAGTCAGTTTCAGAACCTTTTGAGTTCAACGTCCAAGGTTAAGAAAGTGCAGATAAGAACAGAAGCTGTCAGCCAACAGATAAGACATGGTGCAGGAGAACCTCTATTCACTCCTATGTATGTTCTGaacatattgtgggaatgacagTACAGTTGATTCTGACTTTGATAAGACCTTTTTATATTCAAACTGTGTCACAGAGGTACTGTTCAACACAACAGTCATACCTAACCCTGCTCCTTCTGTCTCCTTAGTCACTCCTGACATGGCATCTGGAAAAGCACAGATCGGGAAGCTGGCCCCGGACTTCAAAGCCACGGCTCTCATGCCTGGTGGCCAATTTAAAGACATCAAGATGTCTGATTTCCGAGGTATTATGcaatttatgttatttttgtatGCTCATACTCATTAAAGAACCTGGATAAACGTTACAGggtatacattatacattatatgCCTTCCCTCCTGCCAAAGTTGTGTGGACTGAGCATAGTATGGTTGGatattcttttcttttggaacgacatttttgttttgtttgtgtagcCGATATGCAGCAGCGGGCACAGTAGTGGCACATTGGTTAAGAACACAACTTTTTAACAGGTTTAAGTCACAGGAAGGGCCCCATTGCTACTTTTACCCTGAATCACTCCCATATCATATCAAGCAGTGCAAATTGGTAAAATTTTAAGTTGGATaacaagcatcagctaagcaatgtCATGGtattaataatgatattatCCAAACACTGAGACATTTAAAATGGGCAAGCTATCCCTATGTATAGCTGTGCTTTCCAGGAAAGATGTTGCTATGTCAGCTGTTAAATGTGTCTGGATAAGTGTTTAATGATTAGACACAACTTTAATGGAAAAGAATGTCTGCAAGAAATCTGTAAGGTGTGTTTATCTGGGCTCTAACTTCTGTTTCTACAGGGAAGTATGTAGTCTTCTTCTTCTACCCGCTGGACTTCACCTTTGTGTGCCCCACTGAGATCATTGCCTTTAGTGAAGCTGTAGATCAATTCAAGAAGATCAACTGCGAAGTCATTGGTGCCTCTGTGGACTCTCACTTTTGCCATTTTGCCTGGTATGCAGTTCTTATCCTTCCTTTTATTCTGTTCATGTCTGTTACAGGTTTATTAACTATGGCTATATGTTACAGAGTTTAGAGTTAACATATGTTACTTTTTCAGAGATTAGGACCTTGTTGTTTATTAAGAGTGAATATGTCATTGTTAATTTCCTGTAAGACCTAGACATTCTacaatagttttatttatttagctgaaaattGAATTTAAGGTAATTGCTTCACTCATGTGCGCTTCACTTATCTTAGTTTATCaatgctatacacacacacatcttctgaaccgcttgtcccatacggggtcgcggggaaccagagcctaaccggcaacacagggcgtaaggccggagggggaggggacacacccaagacgggacgccagtccgccacaaggcaccccaagcgggactcgaactccagacccactggagagcaggaccgggtccaacccactgcaccaccacgccccccaatgCTATACAAACTTTGATTAATTTAATGGTTTGTGTTTTGCTATGAAaattatggaatttttttttttgacaaaaatttgctttgtgtaaatagttttgTTACTGCAAAATGGTTTCAAGTGCTTATAATTGTTGCTTTATGGAAATATAACCATTAAACAAGTTAGATTAAGTTTTGGTTGCTCAAGCATCTTGTTTTTGGATccctggtgtgtgtctgtgagtttATGTGTGCTTTTTATATTCTCTTGCAGGACCAACACACCACGTAAACAGGGTGGTCTGGGCCAAATGAAGATCCCACTGGTGGCTGACACACAGCGCTCCATTTGTCAGATGTACGGGGTGCTGAAGGAGGATGAAGGCATTGCCTACCGGTGAGACTGCTGGGGAGGTTGGAAGTTCCCTTTCTTTCATACCAGTCTTTCACACTTATTGTAGTCAGTTTTgtatgtaatttaatgtaagcatctatttaaatatgtgtttgaacattctttttattatttgataTTAAAGATCCTTGTTTATACAGTcttattttccatgttttcagaGGTCTGTTTATCATTGATGACAAGGGTATCCTGAGGCAGATCACTATTAATGACCTCCCTGTGGGCCGTTCTGTTGATGAGACGCTTCGCCTGGTGCAGGCCTTCCAGTTCACTGACAAACATGGAGAAGGTACTGCCAATACAGATACACATCCAAACCAGGCCTCCTCTTCCTTCGCATGTATCAGTTGGTATGACTTAAAACACCAGCATGTGTACAGCAAAGTATGGTGGATTTGGCAAATCTTGTTAAAGCTCTGAGACACAttataaaattgaaaatgttgCTCTTTGCAGTGTGCCCAGCTGGATGGAAGCCTGGAAGTGACACAATCAAGCCTGATGTCCAGAAGAGCAaggaatttttttctaaacaaaaataaacaatcagACTCTACTCACATATCAGtagaatgtattttttacatagCTGAGATAATTTAGTGTTAgtgatgtaatttaatttaattactaaTTGAAAGATAACACAAAAACCTGCTGTGGCCTTCACGGGCTTGAAAGCATAGCCCAGTTTCTAATGTGGAAATGTACTTTAGTCTTTTGTAATAAAGAAAGACTTCCTGTTTTCCACTTCATTCAAAATTCCAGTTTTGCTATACATTGGAATTTAGTGTCATTTTAATGATTATAGGCATGTGTGTAAATGGAGTAACACTATTTAGTTAATATCTTGGGAATTAATATTCAAAGGCTATTGCGTGAGTACCACTATGAATGacactgtacaaaaataaaatcggTTCTTTGTTTTGGTAATTGTTTGGTATCTGAGAGCAGTAGGTAGTGTTGAGTTAAAGGACATATACTTGAGACTTTAAACTTGCTTATTCAGTTTCTAAAAAAACAGTGGCACCCGTGAGGATgttgaattgttccagtaaagcgGTGAAGTCAGAGGAATCATATGCtgagaaatatttgaaatgtccTTTATGAATGTGGGTTAGTTGAGATGATTATATAGCCACAGAAATCAAGCCATTTCCTTCTGCCTGGATTGGGATCAAATACCTATACCTTTGAACATATACCGTTACATAATGTTCTGGTGGATGTTTTgatgctgttctttttttaaaaaaaaaaaaaaaagcccataaaatggtctttgaaaaaaatactcatcttttgtttccattaagaatttttttatgCAACTAGGTGATTAAATTGTGTAATCCTAGGATATATAGGCAAATGTAGTTACTATAGAAGCTCTATTTCAGTTGCAAGTAGTTTCAGTTTGATTATCTACATGTACCTTTCCAAACTcccaataaacaaaaaataaaatattgaaagttTAAGATTTTGAACTGAACAGGGTGAATGGAAAAAGTCAGAACTTCTCCACACATTACAGTGTGACATGTaggcatccctcgatttacaaacTCTACATCTAAAGATGTTGGCTTTTGACACCCAATTTTCCatgtatgaaacaaaaaatcagtataatgaaatttatccaaagcgTGTCTAAACAAATTTCAAAGTTCCACGTCACACGAGTAAAGCGGAAGTGGAGTAATGTATTGTAGCTGGCGTGTGTGCATCCAGATCCAGATTGTGCTACATTAAGAGAGTGGAGCATaatgggaagtgtatgaaattccagtGGAGCGTCCGTCAGCTTTATTGGGTGTGTTATTAAAGTGAATCattgcagagacagcagagcaattagcaggaaaagtttatCTGATGGTTCTTCAGCTATGAGCGTATATTTCCGCAAAAGTGCACAGCCTTATAAAAAGGTTCACAATAAATGTGACGTTCTCGGTGAATCCCTGCTTTGCTTGTTGCTCATCCTGCAGGGAACtgatcaattttaaaaaatgtgggaATTACCTCGGAGAAGACCAGAAAACTATCCTGGGTTTTCCGAGCACAGTCTGGAAGAATGACAGCAATATTAACAggtgtaatgcatttttgtattattttctaaGATGTatgtcggtttggagaaaagaatttgctaaataagcaaatgtaagtgcaaatgtgttttatattatgcTGAAATCATGCATAGATGTGTAAGTGTCTTACAGTGTTgtagtgatatttgggaaattTTTTGGGATTTTCGGATGGGCTGGGgacacattattattgttcccatttaaaataattggaaATAGGCTTTTGGCATCTGAAATTTCTGTATCTACAGTGTTTTTAGGAAtagattaatttcataaatggaGGCATCCCTATAGTTGCATTTTAGTAGTGGTACAATAGTAAGAGTTTTTTAGttccattatatttttgtaGAGGTTAGTGAATCACTTCTTTCCAGGATGTACACTAGCTTCTTGTGTTAAAAACATATCTTCTCATtatctgttttcaaaaatttctgtttgttaAAAGTGACCTGCATTTCTATTCCCACCCAGCTGGCAGTTTCCATTCTCAGTTggcaaaaaaacacaccagaaCAGAATAGGAGGacggaccaccttaattcaattcacttctGCAAGATTTACAGCTTGCATCTAGTGTTTATAAATGTGGTCAAAACAAGATGAAGAACATTACAACATGTTTATGGGAGAAATTAGTCAACACTCAGCACTCAATAGGAGTTTATAGAGaacaagtatttttattttcattcatttgctgcTGATAAAATCTTGTGCTAATGTTGGACAGAACAATAGGCTAGGTATCCACTCTGAACAGGGTGCCTATTGGCTGGCGgtatcagatgctctccagcTGGCTAGAGTGGCCTCCTTCTCCTTGGTGCTCATCATCCTCAGCATTTGACATTGTTAACTACCACACTGTACTTTCCTCACCTGGACAGCTTTGCATCAAAGGAACAACACTGAacttgagtcctacctctctggtAGATCTTACCAAGTGCCGCCCAGTTATTGAATTTTACAAAGTCATCTGGTGTGGCTCCCAGTGATCCCCTCAGCTTGTCTCAACCTGTGTTCCATAGGGTTCAGTTTTGAGCCTCCTACTCTTCTCCATTTATACCTTTTCCCTTGGCTCTGACATCACTTCCCATATATTCTTCTATCACTGCTATTTTGATGATACCCTGCTCTTACTTTCTTTTCACCTTGGAGCTACAGACAACTTTAacgtctgatcaccacctacaactcagtctctccaaaacagacatccttcacctcccaTTTGGTCCATTGTCCCGTTGAGAgttctcaatcaaactggacaacttgttCAATTGCTGCCTTGGtaaagagcctgggagtaacaattgaaTGAATGATTCAAGTCTGTCCTgctctcaacatatcaaagccataATTCAGTACTCCAGATACATCCTCCAGAACATCCACATAATCTGCCCTTATTTCACAACAAACTCCATTTAACTTTTGCTTCAGCTCATGGTTATATTCTgcctagactactgcaactgtCCCCTGTCTTGttttctggcctctgccatcacaCCTCTCTGGCTCATACAGAATGCCATTGCATCAGTTTCGTCTGACATGCCAAAGTGTATCCATGTGTTTCCCCTCTTagtctctctccactggcttcctgtagctgcatgcatcaagttcaaaactttggttatggcctacaagacaatcaatggatctgctctccaatatctacaagacccgATCACTTGTTATTCTCTGGCCAGACTGCTGTCTCCTTCAACTCTCTCTTTGTGGTCCCATGCGcgagaggtccaaaatcaaaagcacaacgttttcggttctgactccagtgtggtgggaagTCCTCCCTCACTCACTTAGAATTGCTTGATCTCTCTCAACActaaagaagggtctcaaaacacttGTTTCACACCCAATTCTTCGCTGACCTCCTGTTTACTTCATAGATGTgtactatgttatctgtttaaaaaaaattatctataGTCACTTGTGTAATGCCTGCTGGTTTATATGGTGTGATGAAACAAATTGTACTTCATCTATATCTTTCCATATGTTGGTGTAGTGCACTTTTGTACTGTGTATTGACACAGAGTgaagtgttggctaaattaataaatccaaATATTATTAATTGTTAGGCAACAAAGTAATATTCTGTGCTCTATATGTTGCAGTTAAAATTGCCTGTGCTAACATTTGCCACCATTAGATGGAGTCTAAACTCTCAAAAGGAGGGGTGGCAGTAAGTGGAAACTGGAGGATGATCACTGTACGGCCTTTCAGCATATACTTTGGAAggattactttttatttattaatgctgtATGCCAGACTTTTACACAGACTACCTAGGGAATACATAGATGAATGTGTCAGTTACAGTTTTTTATGTGACAAGATGGTGACAAACATATTTCAGAGCATATAATCAGCTGCTTTTTTGAGGCCCTTAAAATATAGCTGGGgttttaaggtgaaacacttcTCAATATTTTGTCCAACTCACTCTCCTTTCTCTGCTTCACTGTTGCATTCTTGTGACACTGTCTTGCAGGAACAAAGTAGAACAcagattgtctgaaaccgcttgtcccatgcagggttgcggggagccggagcctaacctggcaacacagggcacagggttgaagggggacacagccaggatgggatgccagtctgttgcaaggcaccccaaacagggcttgaaccccagacccactggagagcaggacctggtcaaacccactgcacttcttaaagcaaaacacaacacactgaaTTGGAGATGGTgataacagttttattttatttctcaggAGTTTTAAAGTAGACTTAACTaatgttgcttcatgttaagataagataataaaataaactggtgtccagtccacATTGCATCATGCATGATGTTTTCAGTATAGAGGGACACTGAGACAGAAAATAAGAGTCTTTATATGTTACACATACACTGTTTAGTCAGTTGCAAAGGCTAATCTGAGCTTTTCAAGGAAGAATACTTAATGCATACAGCAAGAGTATTAAAATCATAAGGTAATCATAAGAAAAAGCATTTAGTctaaaatactgtatactgttACATAATATTAGCATTGCAATGAGTTTTGCTTCATTATATAGTTAAAACCCAAGTACAGAcaaatagtatttattttttccttatttttctcattataCACTTAGCACTTGAATATAACACACTGGTACTGGCAAGTATtgagaccccttcacttttttcaaaatttttttgttgcagcCATATggtaaaattgtttaaattcattttcccGTCATCAATCTAAACTCAATACCGCATAAGGACAAGGCAAAAAGatgattttagaaatttttgtaaatgtcacacacattgtctgagaccacttgtcccaagcggggtcgcagcgaaccagatcctaacctggcaacacagggcgcaaggctggagggggaggggagacccCCAGGATGGGAAACTAGTCTGTCACcccactcgaaccccagacccaccagatagcacgactcggccaaacccactgtgccaccatgccccctttttGCAAATGTCTTAAAAATAAagactgaaatatcacattaacATATGTACTCAGACTCTTTGCtgtgacacttgaaatttagctGAGGCACACACCTGTGTAGATAAGGTCCCTCGCTTGACATTGTGTATCAGAACAAAAGTCAAGCCATGAGGTCAAAGGAATTGCCTGCAGAGCTTAGAGACAGTTGATGCACAGACCTAGggaagaatacaaaaaaattctacagCATTTAATGCTCCCAAGAGCACAGTGGCCtccataattcttaaatggaagaagCTTATAACAACCATGACTCTTATTACAGAGGGCTGCCCGGCCAAACTGAGCAATCAGGAGAGAAAGGCCTTGGTAAGAGAGGTAACTAAGGACGTGATGGTCCCTCTGGCTGAGCTCCAGAGATCCTGAGTGGagatgggaaaaaaatcactgcaacatTCCACCAATCTATGGCAGAATGGCCAGACAGAAGCCTCTCCCCagtaaaaaatgcatgaaatccCACTTGGGAGTTTTCAGGAAGGCATCTGAAGGACTCTCAGACTGTGAGAAACCAAGCCTGAACTGTTTGGCTGTAATTTTAAGCTTCATGTCTGGAGGTAACCAGGCACCACTCATCACATGCCTAATACCATATAGTGAAACATGTTGGTGGCAGCATCATAATGTGGGGTTGCTTTTCAGAGGCAGAGACTGGGAGACTAGTCAGGGTCGAGGGAAAGCTAAACGGAGCAAAGTTCAAAGATATctttaatgaaaacctgctccagagcTCTCTGGACATGACTGGGCCAAAAGTTCACTTTCCAACAGGGCATTGAGAGAACAATGACAATGCAGGAGTGGCTAAGGGTCCCATGACTTTCCTCTTAGATCTCTGTGAATGTCACTGAGTCGCCCAGCCAGAGCCCAGACTTGAACTCAATGGAACATCTCTGAAGAAACCTGACAAGAGCTGTCCACCAAGAGTCCCCATCCAACCTGAGAGAGCTTGAGAGGAACTACAGAGAAGGGTGGCAGGAAATCCCTAAATCCAGGTGCAAAGCTTTTCACATCATACCCAACAAGACTTGAGGGTGTAATTCCTGCCAAAAGGTGCTTCAGATAAATACTAAGTAAAGGATGTGAATAGTTCTTTCAATGTAAtattcaattattttatttttaataaaattgcaaaaatttccatccatccatccatcttcctccgcttttatccggggcagggtcgcgggggcagcagtccgagcagagtcctccagacttccctctccccgcacacctcctccagttcctctggaggaaccccaaggcgttcccaggccagccgggagacatagtctctccaacgtgtcctgggtctgccccgaggcctcctcccagtgggacaagcccggagcacctccccagggaggcgtccaggaggcatccggaacagatgccgagccacctcaactggctcctctcgatgcggaggagcagcggctctactccgagctcctcccgggtgactgagctcctcaccctatccctaagggtgcgcccagccactctgcggaggaaactcatttctgccgcttgtatccgcgatctcattctttcggtcatgatccagagttcatgaccataggtgagggtaggaacgtagatcgaccggtaaattgagagcttcgccttacgactcagctccctcttcaccacaacagaccggtacaatgaccgcattactgcggacgccgcaccgatccgtctgtcaacctgccggtccatttttccctcactcgtgaacaagaccccgagatacttaaactcctccacttgagggagcaactcccccctaacccggagggggcaatccacctttttccgactgagaaccatggcctcggatttggaggtgctgattctcatccccgccgcttcgcactcggctgcaaacctccccagtgcacgctgcaagtcttgacttgatgaagccaacaggaccacatcgtccgcaaaaagcagagacgagatctcgcggccaccaaaacagacaccctccgttccctgactgcgcctagaaattctgtccataaagataatgaacagaatcggtgacaaagggcagccctggcggagtccaacatgcaccgggaacaggtctgacttactgccggcaatgcgaaccaagctcctgctccggtcatacagggaacgaacagcccgtagcaacgagccccgaaccccataatcccgaagtaccccccacaggatgccacgagggacacggtcgaatgccttctccaggtccacaaaacacatatggactggttgggcaaactcccacgaagcctccagcaccctagtgagggtatagagctggtccagtgttccacggccagggcgaaaaccgcattgctcctcctgaatccgaggttcgactatcggtcggattctcctttccagtaccctggcatagactttcccagggaggctaaggagtgtgatccccctgtagttggaacacaatctccggtcccccttcttaaaaagagggaccaccaccccggtctgccagtccagaggcaccgttcccgaactccacgcgatgctgcagaggcgtgtcagccaagacagccccacaacatccagagacttgagaaactcggggcggatctcatccacccccggagccttgccaccgaggagttttttgactacctcagcaacttcagccagggtaatggacgagtccccctccgagtccccagcctcagcttcctctacggaaggcgtgtcggagggattgaggagatcctcaaagtactccttccaccgcccgagaacatcctcagctgaggtcagcagcgcaccacttccactgtaaacagtgttcgtggaacaccgcttcccccctctgagtcgccggatggtttgccagaatctctttgaggccgaccgaaagtcttcctccatggcctcaccgaactcctcccaagcccgagtttttgccgcggcgactgccagagccgcgctccgtttggcccgtcggtacctgtcagctgcttcaggagtcccatgagccagccaggcccgatagaactccttcttcagcttgacggcatcccttacttccggtgtccaccaccgtgttcggggattgccgccgcgacaggcgccggagaccttatggccgcagctccgaaccgccgccccgacaatggaggcgcggaacatagtccattcagactcaatgtcccccacctccctcgggacctggttgaagctctgtcggaggtgggagttgaagacctctctgacaggggacTACcagtacaataaaacaaaatgaataaaagttgtTAAAAGCTTCTGAATTTTACTTAAGCTCATGATTCTGAAAGTAAGTACCATTTGTTATATTTATGCATATCTCTATCTATCCCTCAAGATGTAAAATAaaggttttaatgtttaaaattatttgtaaaatgatgccattaaaataatatatgataaaaaaaatgtatcagtaCCTTCTGAGATTGAAAATGTGGATTCTCTCTTTCCTTTCAGTTCTCTGTAGAAATGTGACATgatttccctctttttctcagAGCTGCTGTGGTCAGTTATTAGGGCTGCCAAGAGGGAATACAGACTGAGACTGGAGTGTCATTACACTACGGCTGACACCCGGAGCATGTGGCAGGGATTACAGAACATCACTGACTGTCGGAGCAGAAGCAAGTGCGAGATCACTGACAGCCGCATCGCACCTGACAAACTCAACGAGTTCTTTGCCTATTTCGAGGTCTCCAACAACAAACCACTGGGTATTAAACTgactggtgggaacacacagaacccaccatACATGGTCACATCTGCAGTTgtggcaaagacttttgggaaaacaaacccacGGAAATCAGTCGGACCAGACAACATCCCTGGACGCGTACTTAGAACCTGCTCATCGGcgctagctgatgtctttaccGATATATTCAATCTGTCCCTTGCAcaagcctcaattcccacctgcttaaagaggaccactatcctgccgctgccaaaacacaacaaagcatcctgcctcaatgactaccgacctgatgagtcggcatacaggagggaagtggctgacctagtgaagtggtgccacaacaatctctccctcagtgtcaacaaaacaaagaagttGATAGTcgatccacggagaaggagggagcaacactcaccACTGCATactggtgagacagtggtggagcaagtgagcagcttcagattcttGGGTGTTcgcattactgaagatctcacctggtctcacaacactacacatctgGTGAAGAAATCATGTCAGCGCCTGCACTTCTtgaggctgaggaaatttggcatgccaagccgaatcctcagGAGCTTCTACAGGTGTGCGATCGAGAGCGTCcacaccagctctatcacagcgtggtttggaagctgcacggtacaggatcgtaaggcgctacagcgagtggcGAAAGCTGCTCAAATCATCACTGGAatgtccttaccatcactggagagcctgtaccaggccagaaccatcaggagagccattaacatcatcaaggacaatagtcatccccagcacagcctcttcacacccttaccatcagacAGACGCTACAGGAGCGTTAgagccagaacttcaaggctgaaaaacagtttttacccacaggccatcaggcttgtgaacgacacccatccgctgcctctccacccatcacggcagacacagatgaccctctgagcctgagaggtgtcaactaccacAGCCTTcctacgcacacatacacatccgcAACGCCGATGACATCAGAGACcgcagactacctccgcatacgtTGCGCACGCAAATACGCACCCCCCTTTCAACTGCACTTTAGGACcgatctacctctgcaggactttgcacatgcgCGACTTCCGTCTTTACATTGCtcactgcacattttatatatgtatacaacttcgtttcttggattttttgcactaatagtaagttttgtaaatttgtgatttttgcacTAAGTAATGtctgtaaatgtgtgatttatgccttgtgtttttctttcctcatgtccttacaatttatgtcataggctgctgagaggattcacagaggaAGAGTTTCAtcgtatggtgtaacgaactgtttactgtacacatgacaataaacttttGAATCTTATCGGGAagtgtttcattcattgttgAGTCATCATGGCAGGGGAATTTCAGTCACACAGCAAGGCTTGggaagtccccccccccaaacaatcAATGGTGTGACTTCTCATATagcattgttttaaaattttacagtttagTAAATCAGaacagttatttattatttaaatacaattatacatgtatgtttgtttatgaACTTCTGTTGACGCAAGGCACTCGTTgcgtatgtcgctttggagaatatcaccagctaaatgaatagacgTAAACGTAAGGGTGGAGTGGAGGCGGGGGGGAAGGTGTTCGGGTTCAGGAAAATGAGAGGGGAACTGAGAGGGGAAGTGAGGTTAAGGGTAGGGGGCGGGTCATCGTGACGTAACGGCGCTTTCTTATTGGCGCTATGGCTGTGTCGACGATGCGCTTccactatatatacagtataaggcGCGAATGTCTTGTGGAATGAGGCGTTGGTGTGTTTTCTGTCGTCTTTGTTTTGAGATGGAGTTGGTTTTTCCAACTGGAAGGGTACGTATTTCTTTTGTAATACTGCTCAGGAAAGACGCTattatttggagaaaatctgTCTTTTATAACATAGACACACATAGTATCGTAAAATTTGCTGCCACCAACCAATCCGAAGAACGCAAGAAGAATCGATTGTAAGAAGACAGTCGTGTCGGTGTATTTGTCTTTTAACATAAAATAACTCGATAACCGTATATTTCGGCtaaatattattg contains these protein-coding regions:
- the LOC108935565 gene encoding 2-Cys peroxiredoxin BAS1, chloroplastic isoform X3; this encodes MIAPLPQPEEPETDARSGSDTPLPWARRGHSYRGHTPQHEELDEALRPRASSPPTPVEVQSRKRRRGSLGVEDRLFGIVADSTPSASSVPWPQDEMYHFALSIAPILSRLNPRVQAQAKIKILNLLDDLEQPEEPSPSDEPNEKPRKGQQSFLPVQTPPCATQAMNNPRTSMRRRMSTSSEEQWEELSTYSAMDPAGPVTPDMASGKAQIGKLAPDFKATALMPGGQFKDIKMSDFRGKYVVFFFYPLDFTFVCPTEIIAFSEAVDQFKKINCEVIGASVDSHFCHFAWTNTPRKQGGLGQMKIPLVADTQRSICQMYGVLKEDEGIAYRGLFIIDDKGILRQITINDLPVGRSVDETLRLVQAFQFTDKHGEVCPAGWKPGSDTIKPDVQKSKEFFSKQK
- the LOC108935565 gene encoding peroxiredoxin-1 isoform X4, translating into MASGKAQIGKLAPDFKATALMPGGQFKDIKMSDFRGKYVVFFFYPLDFTFVCPTEIIAFSEAVDQFKKINCEVIGASVDSHFCHFAWTNTPRKQGGLGQMKIPLVADTQRSICQMYGVLKEDEGIAYRGLFIIDDKGILRQITINDLPVGRSVDETLRLVQAFQFTDKHGEVCPAGWKPGSDTIKPDVQKSKEFFSKQK